From Pseudofrankia saprophytica, a single genomic window includes:
- a CDS encoding ATP-binding protein — protein sequence MVTLITAAHHPLAEDIAWFRADGPSMPGAVRRAAVALADRLGLTADRGAEVGLALTEVAENLVRHAEEGSLLLRALRWPAPDEAVTAPRTATAIEFVAVDSGPGLADIPAMMRDGATSAGTLGIGLGMIERIADRFDAYSTPGVGTVMAGAFGPRRAGVQAAADLRAVPRVAGLTRPITGETACGDAYATRAEGGRLALLLCDGLGHGELAARAADAAVRIFHAAGPPLDPVDLMRRIHNGISHTRGAAVAVAILEPSAGTLRFAGLGNISGVIVGGARRVGLTSRPGIAGHQARGLAETRYEIPPGALVVLHSDGVNPRWDLANHPGITSRGALVVAASVLRDAGLRRDDASVLVAGAPWG from the coding sequence ATGGTCACGCTGATCACGGCCGCCCACCACCCACTGGCCGAGGACATCGCCTGGTTCCGGGCCGACGGGCCGTCGATGCCCGGCGCCGTCCGGCGCGCCGCCGTCGCGCTCGCTGACCGCCTCGGGCTCACGGCGGACCGGGGCGCCGAGGTCGGCCTCGCGCTCACCGAGGTGGCCGAGAACCTGGTCCGGCATGCGGAGGAGGGTTCGCTACTGCTGCGGGCGCTGCGCTGGCCGGCACCCGACGAGGCCGTCACGGCACCGCGGACGGCGACGGCCATCGAGTTCGTCGCGGTCGACAGCGGACCTGGCCTGGCCGACATTCCGGCGATGATGCGCGACGGCGCGACGTCCGCCGGCACCCTCGGCATCGGCCTGGGGATGATCGAGCGAATCGCGGACCGCTTCGACGCCTACTCGACCCCGGGCGTCGGCACCGTGATGGCCGGCGCGTTCGGGCCGCGCCGGGCCGGCGTCCAGGCCGCGGCCGACCTTCGCGCGGTGCCCCGGGTGGCCGGACTGACCCGGCCGATCACCGGGGAGACCGCCTGCGGAGACGCGTACGCCACCCGCGCGGAGGGCGGCCGGCTCGCGCTGCTGCTGTGCGACGGCCTCGGGCACGGGGAGCTCGCGGCCCGGGCGGCCGACGCCGCGGTGCGGATCTTCCACGCCGCCGGACCGCCCCTCGACCCGGTGGACCTGATGCGGCGCATCCACAACGGGATCTCGCACACCCGTGGCGCGGCCGTCGCGGTGGCCATCCTGGAGCCGTCCGCCGGTACCCTGCGTTTCGCCGGGCTCGGCAACATCAGCGGGGTCATCGTCGGGGGCGCCCGCCGCGTCGGGCTGACCAGCAGGCCGGGCATAGCCGGGCACCAGGCACGCGGCCTGGCCGAGACCCGGTACGAGATCCCGCCAGGCGCACTGGTCGTGCTGCACAGCGACGGGGTCAACCCGCGCTGGGACCTCGCCAACCATCCGGGAATCACCAGCCGTGGCGCGCTGGTGGTGGCCGCCAGCGTCCTGCGGGACGCGGGGCTGCGCCGGGACGACGCGTCCGTGCTGGTCGCGGGTGCGCCGTGGGGCTGA